CCCGCCGGACCGATGCCCCCGGGTATGGGCCCGAACGGGAACTGCGGCGTCTCCAGGAGGCCGGACCCCGTCAGCGATTCGGGCATCTCCCCGGGCGCGGCCGATTCCGCCGCGGACTCCGCGGCGGACGTCGTGTCCGGCGGCGCGGTAAGCACGGTCTGGATCGTGGTCACCTTTTCCCGTTCCGGGGTCCCGACCGGTTGTCCCGCCTCGGATGAGGCGTCCGGCGAAGTGGATGGCGCGGCGTCCTCCGTCACTGCCTGCGAACTTCCCTCCGCGTCCCCGGTAGGGGTTTCTTCCAATGATCTTTCCACGTCCGCGGAAGCGATTTCTTCCGGTGGTTCGGTTCTCAAGGGCGGTGCCAGTTGCTGCGCATCGGGCGACGCACCGGGCATCGCCGCCTTTTCGTGGTCGTAGGGTTCCTTCATCAACGACACCGGGTCGCTGATGGCGAACAGGTCGAACCCCCCCCAGGACAGGGCGGAGAAGACCAGGCGGTCCGACTTCTGCGCCCAGCTGATGGCGGGACCGGCGGCAGTTACATTGGTCACCCCGGTCAGTACGTTGGTAATCTGGTAGGTCTCGCCGTTCTCCATGTCCCGGATGAATATGTTGGACACGCCGGTGCGATTGGAAATGAACGCGATTTTGGTGCCGTCCGCCGACCACTGCGGCGAAATGCTCTTGCCGATCTGGTCCGGGATCTTCTCGACCTCTCCCGTTTCCAGGTCATACAGCGCCAGCTGCTGGTATCCGAAGGTGAGCGTTCGGAAATCGGTCACGACGCCCCGGTCCGTGGAAAAGGCGATCGTCTTGCCGTCCGGCGACCATACGGGGTCCCGGTCCGTGTACCGGTCCCGGGTAAGGGCCTTCAGGTTCCCGCCTTCGGCATCCACCACGTACAGGTCGGACTGCCCTCCCTGGAGCCCGACGAAGACCAGCTTGCTGCCGTCCGGCGACCAGCTCGGCGACGTGGCGCCGTCGAGATTGACCTTGATGCGCCGGATCACCTTCTTCCTTCTGACGTCCATGATATACAGGGCGTCCCGCGCCCCCACCTTGGCCGGGAAGGCGATGTACTGCTCATCGGGCGACCAGGAAATGGACGTGGAAAAGAACCGGAGGGACTCGAAATCGGCCGAGCGCTCGCCTTCGACCAGCTTGGAGATGATCTCGCCGTTGATGGCGGAGGCCAGGTAGATATCGTTGTACAGGCTCCGGTTGGAAATGAAGACCAGCTTGTCGCCCCGCGGTGAAATCGCCGGGGCGAGGTGCAGGCCCGCCCTGGATTCCCGGACGTCGGTCAGCTGACGGGCGAAGGCCTGCGGCTTTTCGTAATCCTCGATCTGCGGCAGATAGGTCTTGCGCACATGCTCGTTCCACTCGTCGGACAGCCTTTCGATGTCCTTGCCGATGGACGAGCGGAAGGCCTCGTTCACGTTCCGCATGCGGGCGGTCTTGCGGAGTATCTCGCCGATCTTCCGATCTCCATACCGGTCGCCGATGTAGGCGAACAGCGCCTGGCCGAACCGGTAGACGCCGAAACTGTAGTCCATGGCGGGGATGGTCGGGGGCAGATAGCCCTGCAGCGCCGCGTCGCGCAGCCACATGTGGGTATAGGCGTCGATGCGGCCGAGCGACAGGTATTCGGCCATGCCCTCCATGAACCACAACGGGGCGACGAAGGCCATGGGATTCAGGATGGAGACCCCCGGGCCCGCGCCGTAGATCACGTCTCCCTGGAAGGCGTGAACGAGTTCGTGGGTGAGTACGTGTTCCAGTTCCGCGTAGGATCCCGTGAAGGGCAGCAGTATGCGGTTCTTGTTGAACTCCGTCACGCCGCCGGTGCCCTCGCTGATAAAGCCGGGCAGGACGTTGGTCTGCTGGAAATCGGTATGGGAGGCGTACAGGATGATCGGGATCTTGTCGCTGAACCGGTGCTGCAGGATACGGCTCAGGCGGTTATACGAACGCTCCGCCATCCTGGCGGCATCGTAGGCGGCCTCTTCCTCTCCCTGGTAGTAGTAGATTTCGAAGTGGGGCGTGGAGATGATTTCCCACTTGAAGTCGCGGTACTGGACCTTGTTCCGACCGAAGTATTCTCCCTGCGCGAGCACGTCCGCAGGCGTGGCCAGGAGGCACAGAATCGCCAGTATATACCGCAACCGATGTGGCATTTTCGGTCTCCTTGAGGATGGACACATCATACGGTCGGCCGCACTCCGTGTCAAGCCAATATTGGACAGGACCCCGCGTCCCGCGCACCGGACGAAGGCCTTACCGCGCGCGTCCACAGTCCATATTGGATTGCACGAAAAACCCCGAATATAGTTTCGATTTAATGGACGACTATGCCAGGAAGGATCGGTCAGAACCGCACGGCCACGCCCGCGGAAAGCAACCGGCCGATTTCCGGAGCGCCGACGAAGGCGCGGTACTTCGTGTTCAGCAAGTTGCTGGCTTCCACGCTGAAGGTGATCGCGGAGAACTGGTAGGCGGCGTTTGCGTCCACCACGGCGTAGGCGTCGACGGGACCCGCATAGACGCCGTCCAGCATCGGGAAGGAGCCCCGGTAGCTGATCTTGCCGCCCAGGGTCAGCGGCATTCCGGAGGGGCGGTACGTAACGCCTCCGCTGAACTTGTGCTTCGGGGAATTCAAGGGGACGTCGCCGAGGTTTTCCACGTTCTCGAACAGGTTCCGGTGTATATACGAGTAACTGCCCGTTATGTGCCACGACCGGTTGGGGAACCAGGAGAACCCCAGGTCTGCGCCGTAGACCGTGACGTCGCCGAAGTTCCGGTAGGTCAGGGCGACGGCCGTCGGGTCGGACGCCTGCTCGGGCGTTACGGTACCAAAGGGAATCATCGCGGTGCCTTCCGCGATCTGGTCGACATACCGGTCGACCTCGTCCGTGTAGTCGCCGTTCCCGTTGCCGCCGAATGCGGCCGTGTCGAGAAACCGGATCAGGGTGGCCAGCTGTGCGTTCGCGGGGTCCGCCAGGTAGTCGGCGATGCCCTGGCTCAGTGCGCTTCGGAGGGAACTTTCATCGAGAAACACCGAGGGCGTAAATATCCAGAGCGGCAGGGTGTAGTCGTTCATCTGCGTGCGGTAGAAATCGGCCGCGAGGACCAGCTTGTTCCGGACGATGCCCTTGTACCCGAACTCGAGGGTCTGCGAGATGGTCGGCCGGATCTTGTCGATGTCCTGGACCGCCGAGACGTCGTACGGATCGAATCCCTGCGTTTCGGGGTTGAGCAGTTGAAGGCTGTTCGTCAGGCCGTGGAGGCGCTCGGGTATCACGCCGGTGAACTGGGCGGCCAGCTCGGGGGTGACCAGCCCGCCGCTGTCGTTACCCAGTTGCTGGATCAACTCCGCGACCACGAGTTCCCTGGCCGCACTCCACAGCAGGTCGTTGGCTTGCGGATCGTCGAGGCGGAGGTAGGTATCCCTGGGAAGCCCGTCCACAGTGGCGAAGGGCGACCGGTACATGGGCCGGCCGCTCTCGTCGCGGCGGAAGGTAAAGGGATTGCGCGCGCCGTACGACCGGATGTCGATGGAGTTGTCCGGACCCAGGCCCAGCCCTCCGAAATAGTCGCCAAGTTCGAACGCGTCGATAACTGCCCTGATGTCCAGCGACAACGTAGTCACCGTGGGCGTGTTGAACGCCCGGTTGTAGGTGACCCTGAACGTGTTCTCCGGATTGGGCTTCATCACTACGGCCGCACGCGGCGAGAACACCGGGTCATCCAGCCTGCTGTGGCGGTCGAGGCGGCCGGCGAGCATCAGGCTCACCTGGTCCGTGAACCGGGTCTCGCTCTGGAGATAGGCCCCCAATTCGTCGGTGTCGTCATCGTCCTCGTAGTTGCCGTGGATGGTCCCTTCGGTCCGCGGACGGGTAAGCAGCAGGTCCACGCCGTAGATGAACTGCTGGCGCAGACCGATATCCGAGGTGTTCTGCAGCTGCATCACGGTCAACGACGACTTGTCCACCACGCCGTCGCCGGTACGCAGCAACTGGGTTTCCCCCGCGTCGCTTTTGTTGTAGAAGAACTGGCCGAACCAGCCCCTGTACTGCATGCGGCCCTGGAGATAGCTGTACACCCAGTCCCTGCCCTGGGCCGAGCCCTGCCCCGTCATCTGGATGCTGGAGCTCTTGGAATACCCCGCCGAACCGATGAACGTCAGCTCTTCCGATGGACGGACGTCGAGCCTGATTTCCCCGTACTGGCCGTCTATGTCGAGATTTCGCGGCACGACCTCGGCGGGATCGTGGTGTTCCCAGTCCCGGGCCTTCAGGTACTTCCCCGAAATCTTGAGCCCGATCATGTCGTTTACGCTGCTGGCATGGCGGAAAGACGCCTTCCGCAGGCCGCGTTCCCCTCCGGAGAGGGACACGAAGTTGCCTTCGGATCCGAAGGGCGACCGGGATATGATGTGCATCACGCCGTTGGAGCTGTTGGGGCCGTAGAGCGCCGAACCGGGACCGCGGACGATCTCTATCCGTTCGATGTCCTCGCTGGTAATGGGAATGATGTGGAAGGAGTTGATCCGCAGCGACGGGATCCGTGCGATCCGGTTGTCCACCATCGTGAGGAGAAGGCCCGACAGCACTTTGTTGAAGCCGCGGATCACCGTACTGGCCTGCATGACGCCCGTCTTCGCGTGGTCCACGCCGCTCAGGTTCTTGATGTGCTCGTCGACGGACAGCGCCTGGGAATCCCGGATGTCCTTCATCTCGACCACTTCGACGGATGCCGGAGCGTCCAGCGCCTTCTCCTGCTTTCGGGACGCCGAAACCACGACCTCCTGACCCACGAGCACCGTGGCGGCCAGTACGAAATCCCGTTCGGTGCGCGCGCCGCGTTGAACCTGGACCCCGGTCGCGGTGTCCGCCACGTAACCCACGAAAGTAACGGTGACCTCGTACTCCCCGGCGGGAAGTCCTTCTACGCGGTACATGCCCCGGCTGTCGCTCGTCGAACCCCGCAGCCCTTCGATCGCAGGGCTCTTAACCACGACGTTGGCGCCGAAAAGCGACACTCCGCTCTCCGAAGCGATCCTGCCGGTCAGGACGCCCGTTTCCTGCGCCGCCGCCGGGACCGCCGTCATGATGACGGCCAGGATAACGCCTGCCAGTCGCATCGGAACGGTTCCTTCCTGCCGGTAAGGGCCGTGGGTATTACAGACCCCGCGCCGATGCGGTTTCGACTTCCGTTTCGCATCGGCGCGGCCAGTTTTACTTGTGTGCGTAATTACTTATAGAATAAGAAAATACGCGGATTTGTCAAGCGAATTATCGGCCGAATACGGTCAGAATCGCACCGCGAGACCCGCCATGACCAGGCGCCCGATCATCGGCGCTCCGACGAAGGCCTGGTACTGCTTGTCGAGCAGATTGCTGGCCTCCACGCTGAACGTGGCCTTAGCAAAATCATAGGAAGCGCTCACGTCCACGACGGTATGGGATTCCACGTCGCCGACGTAGACGCCGTCGGCCATTTCAAAAGCGCCGCGGTAACGCATGCGGGCGCCGAGATTGAGCGGCAGGCCGGACGGCTTCAGGCCGATCGCCAGGGACACCTTGTGCTTTGGCGCGTTCAATGGAATGTCGTCGATGCCGTCCACTTTCTCGAACAGATTCTCGTTGATGAAGGAATAGCTGCCCGACAGGTTCCAGGTTTCGTTGGGATAATAGGAGAACCCGAGGTCCGTGCCGTAGTACGAAACTTCGCCGAAATTGCGGTAGGTCAGCATCACGGCATTGGGATCGGAGGCTTCCTCCGGGGTCACCGTGCCGTAGGGGATCGCGGCCGCCGTACTCACGAAGATCCGGGTCAGCTCGTCTACCGGCGACCCGTTTCCATCGCCGCCCACGCCGGTGGCCGGATCATCGATCACCGCGAGCGCCCCGGCCAGCTGCGCGTTCTCCGGCAGGGCCAGTTGCTGCGCGATACCGGCGCCCAGGGCCGAGGCCAGTGGACCGGGATCCAGGAACACGTTGGGGGTCACGATGTGTATGGAACTGATGAAATCATGAATCCTGTTCCGGTAGAAATCAGCGGTCAGCACCAGCTTGTTGCCGACGACGCCCTTGTAACCCACTTCAAACGTCTCGGTAATGGACGGTCTCATCGGGTCCACGTCCCTGACCGACGCCGGGCCGACGGGATTGAAGGTTCCCGTCCCCGTGTCCAGTACGCCCAGTGCATTCGTGAGCCCCGGCAGGGCGGACGGGATGACGCCCGGGAACGCGGCGGCCAGTTGCGCCGCCTGCTGGGCCGCGAGCTGCGCGGCGTTCGGTGCCGGAAGACCGAGCGAAATCAGGTACTGCGTAATGATGGGGACCGCCAGCCCCTGGAGCTGCGGCGTAAGCTGCGCCAGCACGGCCCCGCGGGCCACGCCCCAGAGGAGATTGGTACTGGCCGGATCGTTCATGGGCAGAAAAGTGTCCGCGGGCAGCCCCGCCACCGGGGCGAAGGGTGACCGGTACATGGGCAGGCCGTTGTCTCCGCGCCGGAACGTGAACTGCGAGTTGACGCCCTGCGTGCGCAAATCGATGGTACGGTCCGGACCCAGGCCCAGGGCGCCGAAGTTCGCACCCAGGCCGAATGGATCGGAACCCGCGATCAGATCGAGGAAGTAATGCACCGAACTGGGTGTGCCGAAGGCCCGGTTGTACGTCAGCCTGAGCGTACTCTCAGGCGAAGGCTTGATAACCAGGGCTGCCCGGGGGGAGAATACCGGGTCCTCGATCTTGCTGTGCTCGTCCAGCCGGCCGGCCAACATCAGGCTGACCTGGTCGTTCAGGTTCGTTTCGCTTTGAATGTAGAACCCGTATTCGTCCAGATTGTCACGGTCTTCGAATTGACCGTGGGTCGTGTTCCCGGTGTTGGGCCGGGTCAGCAACACGTCCGCTCCATAGGTGAACTGTTGCCGGGCGCCCAACGCGAGGTTGTGCTGGAGCTGCATCACGGTCAGCCTCGAGGTGTCCACGATCGGCTGGGTGGTCCGGAGGAGCTTGGTATCGCCCGCGTCGTTCATGTTGAGAAAGATCTGTGCGAACCATCCCTTGTACTGCGAGCGGGCCTGGAAGAACCGGGTGGACCAGTCGACGGCCTGGGCCGCGCCTTGTCCGGTCATCTGGATGCCTTTGAGCCGGGAATACCCCGCCGATCCGATGATGGACAGGTCGTCGGTCGGACGCAGGTCGATCCGGATTTCTCCGACCAGGCGTTCGTTGTCGTTGTCCCGGGGGATGACTTCCAGGGGGTCTTCGAATTCCCATTCGCGGGCCTTCGTGTACTCGCCCGAAACCTTGAACCCGATTTTGCCGTCGACGCTGCTGGCGTGGCGGAAGGTCGCCTTGCGAAGGCTGCGTTCACCGCCGAACAGGGAAAACGCGTTGCCCTCCGAACCGATGGGCGACCGGGTCATGATGTGCATGACCCCGTTGGCGCTGTTGGGGCCGTAAAGGGCGGAACCCGGCCCGCGGACGACTTCGATGCGCTGGATGTCCTCGCTCGTAAGCGGAATGGCGCTGTCCATGTTGAGCCGGAGCGAGGCGATGCGCGCGATCCGGTTGTCCACCATCGTCAGGAGGGATCCGGTGAAGGTGCGGTTGAAGCCCCGGATCACGGTGGAACTCTGGGAAACGCCGACCTTGGCCTGGTCCACGCCGCCCAGGTCATTGATGTAGTCGGTTACCGACAGGGAAGGCCGGTTCATGATCTCGTCCAGTTCCACCACGGATATGGAGGCCGGCGCGTCGAGCAGCTTCTCCTGCTTGCGCGACGCGGAAACCACGACCTGCTCGCCGATCAGCGTCGTAGCCGCCAGGCCGAGGTCCAGCGTGGTGGTTTCACCCCCGCGGATCATTACGCCGGCCGTGGTGAGCGATTCGTAACCGAGGAAGGAAGCGGTCACTTCATAGACACCGGACGGCAGGCCGTCGATGCGGAACGCCCCTTCGCCGTCGGCCGTCGTTCCCCGCAGTCCTTCGATCGCGTCGCCTGCGACAGTGATATTGGCGCCGAACAGCGCCATGCCGTCATCGGTGGCGACTCTGCCGGCCAGGCTGCCGGTTTCCTGGGCCGCCGCCGGCCATACACTGAACAGCAAGAGCAGAACCATGCTCGTAATGCGCATGATGAATACCTCCCCACGGTAGCTGGTGGTGAATGGAGGCCACTGGTACAGGCCCGTAAACTTCAGATCACTCCATGAAAACGTAACGTGCGATAAATACAAGCGCCAGGACGTCGACGAGTGGATGCACGTCCGCGCCCTTGCCGCTCAGTCTCTTGATGACCGGATAGGCGACGAAACCCACGGCCAGCCCGTCGGCGATGCTGAAGGTCAACGGGATCGAAATCAACGTCAGGAACACGGGGACCGCTTCCGTCACGTCGCTCCAGTTCACCCGCGCCGCCGCGGCCATCATCAGCACGCCCGTTACGATCAGGGCCGGCGCGGTGGCGAAAACCGGTATGGATTCGACCAGCGGGGCCACGAACAACGTGCCAAGGAACAGGATGGCGACGACAAGGCTGGCGAATCCCGTGCGCGCCCCGGTGGATATGCCGGTGGCGCTCTCGATGTAGGTGGTCACGGTCGATGAGCCCAGCACACTGCCGAAAACCGACCCGACGGAGTCCGCCAGCAGCGCGCGGTTCGCCCGGGGCAGCCGGCCCTGGGAGTCCAGGAAACCCGAGCGTTCCGAGAGGCCGACCAGCGTGCCCATGGTATCGAACAAGTCTACGAACAGAAAGGCGAAGACGAGATGGAGAAACATCGTGTCCAGGGTGTACGGCAGGTGGACGATCGCCTCCCCGAAGAGGGTGGCCGGCCAGGCGGGCAGGCTGACCACGCCCGCGGGCCAGGGAACCTCACCGATGACCATGGCCAGGAAAGCGACCCCGGCGACACCCAGCAGGATCGCACCGCGAATACCCCGGGCAAGCATGACGCCGATACCCGCCATACCGGCGAGCGTCAACGCGAAAGGCCAGGAACGCACGTCCCCCAGGTCGACCAGGGTGACCGGATCGTCCACGATGATGCCGGCGTTCCTGAGACCGATGAACGCAATGAACAGTCCGATGCCGGCCGCCGTCGCACGCTTGAGCGGTTCGGGCACCGCAGTGATGATGGCTTCCCTGACGCGCAGTACGGTCAACAACAGGAACAGGAGGCCCGACGCCAGCACCACGGCGAGCGCGATATGCCAGTCCACCCCCATGCCCAGCACGATGGTATAGGTAAAAAAGGCGTTGAGCCCCATGCCGGGCGCCAGGGCGAAGGGGTAGTTCGCCAGCAGCGCCATCAAAAGCGTGCCGATGGCGGCGGACGCACACGTGGCGAACAGGAGTTCTCCGAACAACGCCTGGCCCATCGCCTCCGACAGCATGGCGGGGTTTACCGCCACGATGTAGGCCATCGTCATGAAGGTGGTCAGGCCGCCGGTGGCCTCGGTCCGCCAGTTCGTTTTGTGTTCGTCGAACCTGAAGAATGACGCGATACGGTTCATGGCCGCGCTGTCCCGCCGTTCATCCCGGCGCCGGTTAGATCCGCCAGGCGCGCGCGGGGCTGGACGGAAAGCGAAAGTCCGTCCCGCTGCCCGTTGCGAAACCGGTAAGCTCCGGCCGCCGCGATCATGGCGCCGTTGTCCGTGCACAGAATGGGAGGGGGATAGACCACCCGGAGCCCCGATTCGGCGCCCCTTTCGGTCATCCGCTCGCGCAGCCGGCTGTTGCACGCCACGCCTCCCGTGATCAGAATGGCGTCCACTCCGGCGACCGAGGCGGCGGCCACGGACTTGTCGACCAGCACGTCTACGACGGCTTCCTGGAAGGACGCGGCGATGTGGGCGCGGTCGCGGTCGATCTCCGCTTCGGCCTGTCCCGAAAGATACATGCGTATGGCGTTCTTCAGGCCGCTGAAACTGAACTCGAAGCCGTCGGGATCAAGGTAGGTCCGGGGAAAGTCCAGGAACCCGGGATCTCCTTCGCGAGACAGCCGATCGATGACGGGACCACCGGGATACCCGATCCGCATCAGCCTGGCGACCTTGTCGAAGGCTTCGCCGGCCGCATCATCGCGCGTATTGCCCAGGATATTGTAACGGCCCCAGTCCTCGACGAGCACCAGCTGCGTGTGTCCGCCGGATACGACGAGTGCGATAAAAGGAGGGGCGAGCTTCCCGTCCGCCAGGCGTCCCGCGAATACGTGGCCTTCGATGTGGTTCACGCCGACCAGGGGTTTGCCCATGGCCATCGCGATGGATTTGACCGTGGAAAGTCCGATCAGCAGGCAGCCCGCCAGTCCGGGGCCGTAG
This genomic stretch from Gemmatimonadota bacterium harbors:
- a CDS encoding BamA/TamA family outer membrane protein, yielding MMCPSSRRPKMPHRLRYILAILCLLATPADVLAQGEYFGRNKVQYRDFKWEIISTPHFEIYYYQGEEEAAYDAARMAERSYNRLSRILQHRFSDKIPIILYASHTDFQQTNVLPGFISEGTGGVTEFNKNRILLPFTGSYAELEHVLTHELVHAFQGDVIYGAGPGVSILNPMAFVAPLWFMEGMAEYLSLGRIDAYTHMWLRDAALQGYLPPTIPAMDYSFGVYRFGQALFAYIGDRYGDRKIGEILRKTARMRNVNEAFRSSIGKDIERLSDEWNEHVRKTYLPQIEDYEKPQAFARQLTDVRESRAGLHLAPAISPRGDKLVFISNRSLYNDIYLASAINGEIISKLVEGERSADFESLRFFSTSISWSPDEQYIAFPAKVGARDALYIMDVRRKKVIRRIKVNLDGATSPSWSPDGSKLVFVGLQGGQSDLYVVDAEGGNLKALTRDRYTDRDPVWSPDGKTIAFSTDRGVVTDFRTLTFGYQQLALYDLETGEVEKIPDQIGKSISPQWSADGTKIAFISNRTGVSNIFIRDMENGETYQITNVLTGVTNVTAAGPAISWAQKSDRLVFSALSWGGFDLFAISDPVSLMKEPYDHEKAAMPGASPDAQQLAPPLRTEPPEEIASADVERSLEETPTGDAEGSSQAVTEDAAPSTSPDASSEAGQPVGTPEREKVTTIQTVLTAPPDTTSAAESAAESAAPGEMPESLTGSGLLETPQFPFGPIPGGIGPAGELPDTTAWTDGTFTKRKYSPKFGLDYLGGNAGYSTHVGLVGSSVLSFSDILNNHKILVGANVFGSLTDANLLLQYTNLTRRVNWSVAAFQFSYDLLRGYQSPWVSQVTTQINRGVQFYLSRPFSKFNRFELGVQGVNRSRELVDVSFNYFGIRRTRRGSLGSVNFIQPTAALVTDHTLYGPTGPIAGARGRVEVTPTFGELQFTRVFVDYRAYYNVLQRYAFAFRLYGLSSDGRDQELYPFGGPFNFRGADYWSVWGSKVALVNAEFRFPLIEVLAFGWPLPLAFQQIRGSLFVDAGATWDQTTSSTQANQYAGYPNVGQFVDGGLVRDNGLGPRTMEELSGGPLAVAYGIGMRSRVGF
- a CDS encoding TonB-dependent receptor; this translates as MRLAGVILAVIMTAVPAAAQETGVLTGRIASESGVSLFGANVVVKSPAIEGLRGSTSDSRGMYRVEGLPAGEYEVTVTFVGYVADTATGVQVQRGARTERDFVLAATVLVGQEVVVSASRKQEKALDAPASVEVVEMKDIRDSQALSVDEHIKNLSGVDHAKTGVMQASTVIRGFNKVLSGLLLTMVDNRIARIPSLRINSFHIIPITSEDIERIEIVRGPGSALYGPNSSNGVMHIISRSPFGSEGNFVSLSGGERGLRKASFRHASSVNDMIGLKISGKYLKARDWEHHDPAEVVPRNLDIDGQYGEIRLDVRPSEELTFIGSAGYSKSSSIQMTGQGSAQGRDWVYSYLQGRMQYRGWFGQFFYNKSDAGETQLLRTGDGVVDKSSLTVMQLQNTSDIGLRQQFIYGVDLLLTRPRTEGTIHGNYEDDDDTDELGAYLQSETRFTDQVSLMLAGRLDRHSRLDDPVFSPRAAVVMKPNPENTFRVTYNRAFNTPTVTTLSLDIRAVIDAFELGDYFGGLGLGPDNSIDIRSYGARNPFTFRRDESGRPMYRSPFATVDGLPRDTYLRLDDPQANDLLWSAARELVVAELIQQLGNDSGGLVTPELAAQFTGVIPERLHGLTNSLQLLNPETQGFDPYDVSAVQDIDKIRPTISQTLEFGYKGIVRNKLVLAADFYRTQMNDYTLPLWIFTPSVFLDESSLRSALSQGIADYLADPANAQLATLIRFLDTAAFGGNGNGDYTDEVDRYVDQIAEGTAMIPFGTVTPEQASDPTAVALTYRNFGDVTVYGADLGFSWFPNRSWHITGSYSYIHRNLFENVENLGDVPLNSPKHKFSGGVTYRPSGMPLTLGGKISYRGSFPMLDGVYAGPVDAYAVVDANAAYQFSAITFSVEASNLLNTKYRAFVGAPEIGRLLSAGVAVRF
- a CDS encoding TonB-dependent receptor; translated protein: MRITSMVLLLLFSVWPAAAQETGSLAGRVATDDGMALFGANITVAGDAIEGLRGTTADGEGAFRIDGLPSGVYEVTASFLGYESLTTAGVMIRGGETTTLDLGLAATTLIGEQVVVSASRKQEKLLDAPASISVVELDEIMNRPSLSVTDYINDLGGVDQAKVGVSQSSTVIRGFNRTFTGSLLTMVDNRIARIASLRLNMDSAIPLTSEDIQRIEVVRGPGSALYGPNSANGVMHIMTRSPIGSEGNAFSLFGGERSLRKATFRHASSVDGKIGFKVSGEYTKAREWEFEDPLEVIPRDNDNERLVGEIRIDLRPTDDLSIIGSAGYSRLKGIQMTGQGAAQAVDWSTRFFQARSQYKGWFAQIFLNMNDAGDTKLLRTTQPIVDTSRLTVMQLQHNLALGARQQFTYGADVLLTRPNTGNTTHGQFEDRDNLDEYGFYIQSETNLNDQVSLMLAGRLDEHSKIEDPVFSPRAALVIKPSPESTLRLTYNRAFGTPSSVHYFLDLIAGSDPFGLGANFGALGLGPDRTIDLRTQGVNSQFTFRRGDNGLPMYRSPFAPVAGLPADTFLPMNDPASTNLLWGVARGAVLAQLTPQLQGLAVPIITQYLISLGLPAPNAAQLAAQQAAQLAAAFPGVIPSALPGLTNALGVLDTGTGTFNPVGPASVRDVDPMRPSITETFEVGYKGVVGNKLVLTADFYRNRIHDFISSIHIVTPNVFLDPGPLASALGAGIAQQLALPENAQLAGALAVIDDPATGVGGDGNGSPVDELTRIFVSTAAAIPYGTVTPEEASDPNAVMLTYRNFGEVSYYGTDLGFSYYPNETWNLSGSYSFINENLFEKVDGIDDIPLNAPKHKVSLAIGLKPSGLPLNLGARMRYRGAFEMADGVYVGDVESHTVVDVSASYDFAKATFSVEASNLLDKQYQAFVGAPMIGRLVMAGLAVRF
- a CDS encoding NCS2 family permease encodes the protein MNRIASFFRFDEHKTNWRTEATGGLTTFMTMAYIVAVNPAMLSEAMGQALFGELLFATCASAAIGTLLMALLANYPFALAPGMGLNAFFTYTIVLGMGVDWHIALAVVLASGLLFLLLTVLRVREAIITAVPEPLKRATAAGIGLFIAFIGLRNAGIIVDDPVTLVDLGDVRSWPFALTLAGMAGIGVMLARGIRGAILLGVAGVAFLAMVIGEVPWPAGVVSLPAWPATLFGEAIVHLPYTLDTMFLHLVFAFLFVDLFDTMGTLVGLSERSGFLDSQGRLPRANRALLADSVGSVFGSVLGSSTVTTYIESATGISTGARTGFASLVVAILFLGTLFVAPLVESIPVFATAPALIVTGVLMMAAAARVNWSDVTEAVPVFLTLISIPLTFSIADGLAVGFVAYPVIKRLSGKGADVHPLVDVLALVFIARYVFME
- the tsaD gene encoding tRNA (adenosine(37)-N6)-threonylcarbamoyltransferase complex transferase subunit TsaD, producing MLILGIDTSCDETAAAVVRDETTVLSNVISSQGIHVEYGGVVPELASRAHLALLLPAIESALQQASCEPDSLDAIAVTYGPGLAGCLLIGLSTVKSIAMAMGKPLVGVNHIEGHVFAGRLADGKLAPPFIALVVSGGHTQLVLVEDWGRYNILGNTRDDAAGEAFDKVARLMRIGYPGGPVIDRLSREGDPGFLDFPRTYLDPDGFEFSFSGLKNAIRMYLSGQAEAEIDRDRAHIAASFQEAVVDVLVDKSVAAASVAGVDAILITGGVACNSRLRERMTERGAESGLRVVYPPPILCTDNGAMIAAAGAYRFRNGQRDGLSLSVQPRARLADLTGAGMNGGTARP